A stretch of DNA from Streptomyces venezuelae:
GGCCGAAGCCCGTACGAAGGACTCGGGCTTGCCCAGGTCCAGCCAGTAGGTGTCCTCGACCTGGCCGTGCAGGCGGGCGCCGGAGGCCAGCAGGCCCGGGAAGGTCTCCCGCTCCACGGAGACCGGCCGGCCGGCCGGGATCGTGTCGATGACGGACCGCCGGAACACGTAGCAGCCCGCGTTGATCTGGTCGGTGACGATCTCTTCGGGCGTCTGCGGCTTCTCGGTGAAGGCCAGCACCTGCCCGTCGGGGCCGGTGGGCACCAGACCGAAGGCCCGCGGGTCGGCCACCCGTACCAGGTGGAGCGAAACGTCCGCGGCGGCCTCGCGGTGGGCGTCCACCAGCCCGGCGATGTCGAGACCGCTGAGGATGTCGCCGTTGAAGACCAGGACGGGTTCGTCGGGGCCGCAGGTGAGGCGCTCGGCGGCGTTGCGGATCGCTCCGCCGGTACCGAGCGGCTCGTCCTCGACCACGTACTCCAGGCGGACGCCGAGGCCGGCGCCGTCACCGAAGTAGGGCTCGAAGACCTCTGCCAGATAGCAGGTGGCCAGCACGATGTGCTCGACGCCGGCCGCGGCGAGGCGGGCGATCTGGTGGGCGAGGAAGGGCACGCCGGCGGCGGGCACCATCGGCTTCGGCGTGTTCACCGTCACCGGGCGCAGCCGAGTCCCCTGCCCGCCTACGAGCAGGATCGCTTCCTTCATCTTTCTCCCCAACCTGGCCGTCCTGATGCGCGGTCTCATTTTAGGGTTCGAAGGACCCCGCTCCGCGCCGGGGCGGATACGCGAACGACCCCGGTGCAATACCGGGGCCGTTGCGCTGTGAAACCGGACGCGTTACGCGGGCAGGTTGCGGGCCATCACGATGCGCTGGACCTGGTTGGTGCCCTCGTAGATCTGGGTGATCTTGGCGTCGCGCATCATGCGCTCGACCGGGTAGTCGCGGGTGTAGCCGTAGCCGCCGAGGAGCTGGACCGCGTCCGTGGTGACCTCCATGGCGATGTCGGAGGCGAAGCACTTGGCCGCGGCGCCGAGGTAGGTGAGGTCGGCGTCGCCGCGCTCCGAGGCGGCGGCGGCCTGGTAGGTCAGGGCGCGGGCGGCGGAGATCTTCATGGCCATGTCGGCGAGCATGAACTGGATGCCCTGGAAGTCGGCGATCGGCTTGCCGAACTGCTTGCGCTCCTGGACATAGCCCTTGGCGTAGTCCAGGGCGCCCTGGGCGATGCCGAGGGCCTGGGCCGCGAT
This window harbors:
- a CDS encoding NDP-sugar synthase, with protein sequence MKEAILLVGGQGTRLRPVTVNTPKPMVPAAGVPFLAHQIARLAAAGVEHIVLATCYLAEVFEPYFGDGAGLGVRLEYVVEDEPLGTGGAIRNAAERLTCGPDEPVLVFNGDILSGLDIAGLVDAHREAAADVSLHLVRVADPRAFGLVPTGPDGQVLAFTEKPQTPEEIVTDQINAGCYVFRRSVIDTIPAGRPVSVERETFPGLLASGARLHGQVEDTYWLDLGKPESFVRASADLVRGIVDSAAVPGPRGEALLLPGAQVADGATVSGGTVVGAGARIEAGAVVHGSTVLDGATVAAEARVTSSLIGAGATVGRQTVVDAAVIGDGAQVGAHNELRDGVRIWCGAVLPDASIRFSSDR